From the Malus domestica chromosome 17, GDT2T_hap1 genome, one window contains:
- the LOC103445685 gene encoding uncharacterized protein produces the protein MANLAEPDFVSLDITGKNYLTWVVDAKIHLEAGNLGDTIKEGSNTSSQDQVKAMIFIRCQLDEGLKREYLMVEDPLAIWKALRNRYNHQKTDFKMVGEYNSAIFRIRSQMKLCGETIVKEDMMEKTFSTFHASNVLFQQQYGEQGFTECN, from the exons atggcaaacttggCAGAGCCTGATTTTGTTTCCCTTGATATTACTGGAAAAAACTACCTTACTTGGGTAGTGGATGCTAAGATCCATTTGGAGGCAGGAAACCTTGGAGACACCATCAAGGAGGGAAGCAATACATCCTCTCAAGATCAGGTGAAGGCTATGATCTTTATCCGTTGCCAGCTTGATGAAGGATTGAAGAGGGAATACCTAATGGTTGAAGATCCATTAGCCATCTGGAAAGCATTGAGGAatagatacaatcaccagaaaACG GATTTCAAGATGGTTGGTGAGTATAACTCTGCAATATTCAGAATTAGGTCCCAAATGAAACTTTGTGGGGAGACTATCGTTAAGGAAGATATGATGGAAAAGACTTTCAGTACTTTTCATGCCTCCAATGTGCTCTTTCAGCAGCAGTATGGAGAACAAGGCTTTACTGAGTGCAACTAG